TGGACTCAACGCAATTTGGCCTTTGTCAATACCGCCTATCCCGGCGCCTACTACCCCGACATTCAGTACATCTGTATTGCCGGCCAAGCCGTGCAGGGACGTCCCTGGACGTTTACCTATGAGAGCTATCGCTTGACGGTAGGGCGGGGCGATGTGTGGGGGGATGGCATTACCCCAGTGACGGCAGCCCATCTAGAGGGTGCGGTCAATCTCACCCTGCTGGGGGTTTGGCATTCTCCCCGGTCCCCCGGCCCCTGGTATGGCTCTCCCGCCGTCTTGCTCCAGTGGCTCCCCCTGGTCACCGCCAACCCGACGCCAAAACGTTAAATTATGTAAAGGAGCGTAGGGGGCTAGGGCGATGCGGGTGACCTGGTTTGAGGCCAATACCTGGTTGCTGGAATGGGCGGGGTTGCGGTTGCTGTTGGACCCTTGGTTGGTGGGGCCGTTGGTGTTTGGGGGGATGGAGTGGCTCTTTAAGGCCCAGCGGCGGCGGCCCATTGCGGAGTTACCTGGCCACCTGGATGCGATTGTCATTACCCAGGGGCTGGAGGACCATTGCCACCCCCCCACGCTCAAGCGGCTGGACGCAACAACGCCGGTGATTGCCAGCCCTAGCGCCGCCAAGGTGGTGCGGGAACTTGGCTATACCCAAGTCACGGCCCTGGCCCACGGGGACCAGACCATCCTGGCGGATAAATTGCAAATTCAGGCCTTGCCAGGAGCGCCAGTGGGTCCCATGCAAGTCGAAAACGCCTACCTGATGCGGGAGCTGGCCACAGGGCAAACCCTATACTACGAGCCGCACGGCTATCACCAGGGAGTCTTTCGGGCGGTCAACCGGGTGGATGTGGTCATTGCGCCGGTGATGGATTTGACGTTGCCGTTGGTCGGGCCGATTATTCGCGGGAACCAGGTGGCGCTGGAGTTGGCCCAGAAGTTACGCCCCCAAGTGCTGCTCTCGACGGCCATGGGGGACTACGAGGCCAGTGGGTTGCTGCTGCGCTTGGTCCAGGCCAAAGGGGATGTTACCTTGTTGCAGCAA
The nucleotide sequence above comes from Gloeomargarita sp. SRBZ-1_bins_9. Encoded proteins:
- a CDS encoding MBL fold metallo-hydrolase translates to MRVTWFEANTWLLEWAGLRLLLDPWLVGPLVFGGMEWLFKAQRRRPIAELPGHLDAIVITQGLEDHCHPPTLKRLDATTPVIASPSAAKVVRELGYTQVTALAHGDQTILADKLQIQALPGAPVGPMQVENAYLMRELATGQTLYYEPHGYHQGVFRAVNRVDVVIAPVMDLTLPLVGPIIRGNQVALELAQKLRPQVLLSTAMGDYEASGLLLRLVQAKGDVTLLQQQMDQAGLATRVLELCPGEPVELTLTTPTTV